The Astatotilapia calliptera chromosome 14, fAstCal1.2, whole genome shotgun sequence genome includes a region encoding these proteins:
- the cldnf gene encoding claudin f: protein MGKIGKETAGQVISFIGVIGVAVACGIPMWRVTSFIGANIVTGQIVWDGLWMNCVMQSTGQMQCKLNDSLLSLTTDLQAGRALVIISLLFGFIGFIISFVGAKCTSCLEKDASMANVVIISGCLIIISAILILIPVCWSAAFTISDFQNPLTVATQKREIGSAIYIGWGSTILLLIGGIILTTSCPPQKQMYGYPSYQQPVYAYSRPNSAAYGRVYAPPSNQPYTVAGGYAPSKPYAAPASYPASQYL from the coding sequence ATGGGGAAGATTGGCAAGGAAACGGCAGGTCAGGTCATAAGCTTCATAGGCGTCATTGGGGTGGCAGtggcctgtgggatccccatgTGGCGAGTTACCTCTTTCATTGGAGCCAATATTGTTACAGGCCAGATTGTATGGGATGGTCTGTGGATGAACTGTGTGATGCAAAGTACTGGACAGATGCAGTGCAAGCTGAATGACTCTCTCCTGAGCCTGACGACTGATCTGCAGGCTGGCCGAGCACTAGTCATCATCTCACTTCTCTTTGGATTTATTGGCTTTATCATCTCGTTTGTTGGAGCCAAGTGTACCAGCTGCCTGGAAAAAGATGCATCAATGGCAAATGTGGTGATCATAAGTGGCTGTCTCATCATTATCTCTGCTATCCTGATCTTAATCCCCGTCTGCTGGTCTGCAGCTTTCACCATCTCAGACTTTCAGAACCCCTTGACTGTAGCAACACAGAAAAGGGAGATTGGATCTGCTATCTACATTGGATGGGGCTCAACTATACTTCTTCTGATTGGTGGGATCATCTTAACCACCTCCTGTCCTCCCCAAAAACAAATGTATGGATACCCTAGCTACCAACAACCGGTGTATGCTTATTCAAGACCAAACTCAGCTGCATATGGCCGTGTGTATGCTCCACCATCCAACCAACCATACACAGTCGCAGGTGGTTATGCTCCCAGCAAGCCATATGCAGCACCAGCCTCATATCCTGCTTCACAATATCTATAA
- the LOC113036171 gene encoding claudin-4-like, which translates to MYSTGLEILGIILAVAGWLGVMVTCGLPMWRVAAYIGQNIVISQVIWEGLWMNCSVQSTGQMHCKVHDSMLGLPVDLQAARALVIISLVLCIVGIILSVAGAKCTNCSRDVSSKPRLMVAAGVTFVVAGLLLLLAVSWTAHAIVLGFYDPMLEETGKREFGNALYFGWAASCLLILGGALLCCSCPRRSTTAPSGGGSAPSRIDYSAVKTISVNGYTRRDYV; encoded by the coding sequence ATGTATTCTACCGGTTTGGAGATCCTCGGGATCATTCTGGCtgtggctggctggctgggAGTAATGGTGACCTGTGGCCTGCCTATGTGGAGAGTGGCTGCCTACATCGGCCAGAACATTGTCATCTCTCAGGTTATCTGGGAAGGCTTGTGGATGAACTGTTCTGTACAGAGCACAGGACAGATGCACTGCAAGGTACATGACTCCATGCTGGGGCTTCCAGTTGACCTGCAAGCAGCTCGTGCCTTGGTCATCATCTCTCTGGTTCTTTGCATTGTGGGCATCATTTTGTCAGTGGCTGGTGCCAAGTGCACCAACTGTAGCCGGGATGTGAGCAGTAAACCTCGCCTCATGGTGGCTGCTGGGGTGACATTTGTGGTGGCTggactgctgcttctgctggctGTGTCCTGGACAGCTCACGCCATTGTCCTGGGCTTCTATGACCCCATGCTGGAGGAGACAGGGAAGAGGGAGTTTGGTAATGCTCTGTACTTTGGTTGGGCTGCTTCCTGCCTGCTGATTCTAGGGGGAGCCCTGCTCTGCTGCTCCTGCCCTCGCAGATCAACCACGGCACCAAGTGGTGGTGGTTCTGCACCTTCCCGCATTGACTACTCagctgtaaaaaccatatcAGTCAATGGATACACCAGAAGagactatgtatga
- the LOC113036279 gene encoding claudin-4-like, which yields MPSMGLEILGVALAFLGWIFAIASCVLPMWKVTAFIQSNIITTETSWEGIWMECRIQSTGYMGCKIHYSMLDLSPELQAARALTILSILLGIVGLFAAFVGAKCTNCVDEKATKAQVMIVAGVNFILASLSQMIPVSWFAHNIMMDFHNSTGSGEKKDFGAALYLGWAAAAFLLIGGAILLCSRPQKPQKKHGPPSTVYAQPKSVVPSDYDRKDYV from the coding sequence ATGCCTTCAATGGGATTAGAGATTCTTGGAGTGGCCCTGGCTTTCCTTGGATGGATCTTTGCCATTGCATCTTGCGTTTTGCCCATGTGGAAAGTAACAGCTTTTATTCAAAGTAATATCATCACTACTGAGACGAGCTGGGAGGGCATCTGGATGGAGTGCCGAATCCAGAGCACAGGTTACATGGGGTGTAAAATTCATTACTCCATGTTGGATCTAAGTCCTGAGCTTCAGGCCGCGCGTGCCCTTACTATCCTCTCCATTCTTTTGGGAATTGTGGGGCTTTTTGCAGCCTTTGTGGGAGCAAAGTGTACCAACTGTGTGGATGAAAAGGCAACCAAGGCTCAAGTGATGATTGTTGCTGGTGTGAACTTTATCCTGGCATCTCTGAGCCAGATGATACCCGTGTCATGGTTTGCCCACAATATCATGATGGACTTCCACAATTCAACGGGATCGGGGGAGAAGAAAGACTTCGGTGCAGCTTTGTACCTGGGCTGGGCAGCAGCTGCTTTTCTTCTCATAGGAGGGGCCATCCTCTTGTGCAGCCGGCCCCAGAAGCCTCAGAAAAAGCATGGGCCTCCATCAACGGTATACGCTCAACCTAAGTCCGTCGTCCCCAGTGACTATGACAGGAAAGACTACGTCTGA
- the LOC113035927 gene encoding claudin-4-like: MVSQGIQITGITMAIVGWLLEITACGLPMWKVSAFIGANIVTAQTFWKGLWMDCVVQSTGQMQCKVYDSMLALESDLQAARAMIIIAILVGVFGLILSVAGGKCTNCIKEERSKAKVCICSGVLFIISGFLCLIPVCWSANAVITNFYNPMMMNFQKYELGSALYIGWAATGLLLMGGGLLCWNCPPKSERRHYVPKYAPGKSVSTSREYV; encoded by the coding sequence ATGGTTTCTCAGGGGATTCAGATCACTGGTATAACAATGGCTATAGTTGGCTGGCTCTTGGAGATCACAGCATGCGGCTTACCCATGTGGAAGGTCAGTGCTTTTATTGGTGCCAACATCGTCACAGCTCAAACCTTCTGGAAGGGCTTGTGGATGGACTGTGTGGTGCAAAGTACAGGCCAGATGCAGTGCAAGGTGTATGACTCGATGCTGGCTTTGGAATCTGACCTACAGGCTGCTCGTGCCATGATTATCATCGCGATCCTTGTTGGAGTCTTTGGACTGATCTTGTCAGTTGCTGGTGGAAAATGCACTAACTGCATCAAAGAGGAGCGATCCAAAGCAAAAGTCTGCATCTGTTCTGGGGTTCTGTTCATCATCTCGGGATTTCTCTGTCTCATTCCAGTCTGTTGGTCTGCCAACGCCGTCATCACCAATTTCTATAACCCAATGATGATGAATTTCCAGAAATATGAGCTGGGATCTGCACTGTATATTGGCTGGGCCGCTACTGGGTTGCTCTTAATGGGAGGGGGGCTCCTGTGCTGGAACTGCCCACCTAAATCTGAGCGCCGCCACTATGTGCCCAAATATGCACCTGGAAAGTCAGTCTCCACATCAAGAGAATATGTTTAA
- the LOC113035928 gene encoding claudin-4-like gives MASAGFQMLGTALCIIGWIGVIVICALPQWKVTAFIGQNIVTAQTTWEGIWMTCVVQSTGQMQCKVYDSMLALSSDLQAARALTIIAILLGVIGILLAMAGGKCTNCVEDESSKTKIGIAAGVVFIIAGVLCLVPVCWTANTIIQEFYSPMLIASQKKELGASLFIGWGAGGLLIIGGAFLCANCPPKDNYSAKYSAPRSSAPAANKGYV, from the coding sequence ATGGCTTCGGCTGGCTTTCAGATGCTGGGCACTGCCCTGTGCATTATTGGATGGATTGGGGTCATTGTTATCTGTGCTTTACCTCAGTGGAAAGTTACAGCCTTCATCGGCCAGAACATTGTCACAGCTCAAACTACATGGGAAGGCATCTGGATGACCTGTGTAGTCCAGAGCACAGGCCAGATGCAGTGCAAAGTTTATGATTCAATGCTGGCCCTGTCTTCAGACCTCCAGGCTGCTCGAGCCCTTACTATCATCGCGATCCTGCTTGGTGTCATTGGCATCCTACTGGCCATGGCTGGAGGGAAATGCACCAACTGTGTGGAGGATGAGAGCTCAAAAACCAAAATTGGCATTGCAGCTGGAGTGGTCTTCATCATTGCAGGTGTTTTGTGCCTTGTCCCAGTGTGCTGGACAGCAAACACCATCATACAGGAATTCTACAGTCCAATGTTAATTGCTTCTCAGAAGAAGGAACTGGGAGCTTCTCTGTTCATTGGCTGGGGAGCAGGAGGCCTCCTCATCATCGGTGGTGCATTCCTCTGTGCCAACTGTCCTCCCAAGGATAACTACTCTGCCAAGTACTCAGCTCCCCGTTCATCTGCTCCAGCTGCAAACAAGGGCTACGTTTGA